Proteins encoded together in one Impatiens glandulifera chromosome 1, dImpGla2.1, whole genome shotgun sequence window:
- the LOC124919455 gene encoding uncharacterized protein LOC124919455 isoform X1, translating to MKSKQDFHNTPETQSSTQMSHESHGDLLNNPTEAPVVDSCSVSVSSSENRKVSREDIELVQNLIERCLQLYMNRDEVVKTLLSRARIDPGFTTLVWQKLEEENAEFFRAYYIRLKLKKQIIMFNHLLQHQYHMMKYPMPPKVPLAPIQNGIHPMPVNNLPMGYPVLHQPPVPVPGQPHLDSMGSGLSSCHVVNGVPAPCNFHPIRMNSMNDTMAMDCNAQDVTNAIIPSSAMSEMPLSPTSVTSSGHFPFTASDMSGIGVDTSVLDTAFTSDVASSVGLQLHPDNGAGNSRESLRSLAQMPWNFSLSDLTADLSNLGDLGALGNYPGSPFLPSDSDILLDSPEQDDIDILLDSPEQDGIVEEFFVDSIPGNQSDEERL from the exons ATGAAGAGTAAACAG GATTTTCATAATACACCTGAAACACAATCATCAACTCAAATGTCACACGAGTCCCATGGTGATCTGCTGAATAATCCAACAGAAGCTCCAGTAGTAGACTCATGCTCTGTTTCTGTTTCAAGCAGCGAGAACAGAAAGGTTTCACGTGAAGATATAGAACTT GTCCAGAATTTGATAGAGCGGTGTTTACAGTTGTACATGAACAGAGATGAGGTGGTAAAAACTCTCTTGAGTAGGGCTAGGATAGATCCTGGTTTTACAACTTTGG TGTGGCAAAAACTGGAAGAAGAAAATGCTGAATTTTTCAGGGCATACTACATAAGATTAAAATTGAAGAAACAGATTATCATGTTCAATCATCTGCTCCAGCACCAGTATCATATGATGAAATATCCAATGCCTCCAAAGGTTCCTCTGGCCCCCATTCAAAATGGAATCCATCCAATGCCAG TTAACAATTTACCCATGGGATACCCTGTTCTACATCAACCACCAGTTCCAGTACCTGGGCAACCTCATCTTGACTCTATGGGCAGTGGATTATCCAGTTGTCATGTGGTAAATGGAGTTCCTGCACCATGCAACTTCCATCCAATTCGAATGAATTCTATGAATGA TACTATGGCGATGGATTGCAATGCACAAGATGTAACAAATGCTATTATACCAAGCAGTGCAATGTCAGAAATGCCCTTGAGTCCTACTTCAGTAACATCCAGTGGTCATTTTCCATTCACTGCATCTGATATGTCAGGAATAGGGGTGGATACGTCTGTTCTTGATACTGCATTTACTTCTGATGTGGCTAGTTCAGTAGGATTGCAGCTCCATCCTGATAATGGGGCCGGAAATTCTAGAGAATCGCTCAGATCATTGGCTCAGATGCCATGGAACTTCAGCCTGTCTGATCTAACAGCTGATCTATCGAACTTGGGAG ATTTAGGAGCTTTGGGAAATTATCCTGGTTCTCCTTTTCTACCTTCTGATTCAGATATTTTACTAGATTCTCCAGAGCAAGATGATAtag ATATTTTACTAGATTCTCCAGAGCAAGATGGTATAg TGGAGGAGTTCTTTGTGGACTCAATCCCAGGTAACCAGTCAGACGAAGAGAGGCTTTAG
- the LOC124919455 gene encoding uncharacterized protein LOC124919455 isoform X2 encodes MKSKQDFHNTPETQSSTQMSHESHGDLLNNPTEAPVVDSCSVSVSSSENRKVSREDIELVQNLIERCLQLYMNRDEVVKTLLSRARIDPGFTTLVWQKLEEENAEFFRAYYIRLKLKKQIIMFNHLLQHQYHMMKYPMPPKVPLAPIQNGIHPMPVNNLPMGYPVLHQPPVPVPGQPHLDSMGSGLSSCHVVNGVPAPCNFHPIRMNSMNDTMAMDCNAQDVTNAIIPSSAMSEMPLSPTSVTSSGHFPFTASDMSGIGVDTSVLDTAFTSDVASSVGLQLHPDNGAGNSRESLRSLAQMPWNFSLSDLTADLSNLGDLGALGNYPGSPFLPSDSDILLDSPEQDDIVEEFFVDSIPGNQSDEERL; translated from the exons ATGAAGAGTAAACAG GATTTTCATAATACACCTGAAACACAATCATCAACTCAAATGTCACACGAGTCCCATGGTGATCTGCTGAATAATCCAACAGAAGCTCCAGTAGTAGACTCATGCTCTGTTTCTGTTTCAAGCAGCGAGAACAGAAAGGTTTCACGTGAAGATATAGAACTT GTCCAGAATTTGATAGAGCGGTGTTTACAGTTGTACATGAACAGAGATGAGGTGGTAAAAACTCTCTTGAGTAGGGCTAGGATAGATCCTGGTTTTACAACTTTGG TGTGGCAAAAACTGGAAGAAGAAAATGCTGAATTTTTCAGGGCATACTACATAAGATTAAAATTGAAGAAACAGATTATCATGTTCAATCATCTGCTCCAGCACCAGTATCATATGATGAAATATCCAATGCCTCCAAAGGTTCCTCTGGCCCCCATTCAAAATGGAATCCATCCAATGCCAG TTAACAATTTACCCATGGGATACCCTGTTCTACATCAACCACCAGTTCCAGTACCTGGGCAACCTCATCTTGACTCTATGGGCAGTGGATTATCCAGTTGTCATGTGGTAAATGGAGTTCCTGCACCATGCAACTTCCATCCAATTCGAATGAATTCTATGAATGA TACTATGGCGATGGATTGCAATGCACAAGATGTAACAAATGCTATTATACCAAGCAGTGCAATGTCAGAAATGCCCTTGAGTCCTACTTCAGTAACATCCAGTGGTCATTTTCCATTCACTGCATCTGATATGTCAGGAATAGGGGTGGATACGTCTGTTCTTGATACTGCATTTACTTCTGATGTGGCTAGTTCAGTAGGATTGCAGCTCCATCCTGATAATGGGGCCGGAAATTCTAGAGAATCGCTCAGATCATTGGCTCAGATGCCATGGAACTTCAGCCTGTCTGATCTAACAGCTGATCTATCGAACTTGGGAG ATTTAGGAGCTTTGGGAAATTATCCTGGTTCTCCTTTTCTACCTTCTGATTCAGATATTTTACTAGATTCTCCAGAGCAAGATGATAtag TGGAGGAGTTCTTTGTGGACTCAATCCCAGGTAACCAGTCAGACGAAGAGAGGCTTTAG
- the LOC124938936 gene encoding uncharacterized protein LOC124938936 — MSSRVESVNGKVSTRTKRCWSDEEDALLIQILLELHNTGKYKEDREFKPGLFQATEIEFEQRMPNCGIRADPHIYSQIKTLKTHFGTVYDMLYGSTSGFGWDSIRKCVVVDKHSHKNAAPFKDKSFCYFNELTIIFGVDRANGNGVVDYVNRGDEQLGYNLEDDFTDHISTPVSQKCY; from the exons ATGAGTTCACGTGTGGAAAGTGTGAATGGGAAGGTTTCAACCAGAACCAAAAGATGTTGGTCTGATGAAGAGGACGCATTGCTTATTCAAATTCTTCTTGAATTACATAACACTGGGAAGTACAAAGAAGATCGTGAATTCAAGCCTGGGCTATTTCAAGCAACAGAAATAGAATTTGAACAAAGGATGCCCAATTGTGGGATTCGAGCTGATCCCCATATTTACTCACAAATTAAAACATTGaaaacacattttggcacagtTTACGACATGTTGTACGGGTCAACAAGTGGATTTGGTTGGGATTCCATCCGAAAATGTGTTGTTGTTGATAAACAT AGTCATAAGAATGCCGCTCCATTCAAGGACAAATCATTTTGCTACTTCAATGAACTTACAATCATTTTTGGAGTGGATCGTGCCAATGGGAATGGCGTTGTCGATTATGTCAATCGAGGGGATGAGCAGTTGGGTTATAATCTTGAAGATGACTTTACTGACCATATTTCAACACCTGTTTCTCAAAAATGCTACTGA